Within Crassostrea angulata isolate pt1a10 chromosome 2, ASM2561291v2, whole genome shotgun sequence, the genomic segment ATGGGAAGTTATCTGTTTCCAACATTACTGATTATAATTGTTTCTTTGAAACAAAGTGAAGGTTagttaattgttttttatttttcattatctgaatattctaaaaaaaatttggtgtTCATGGGACATTTCAGATCATAACGAGCTTTATTGACTATTTTAGGAAGATGTGGCCATGGTAGAGTAGAGTATGGCGGCAAATGCTATTGGTTTGTGAAGGaaccaaaaacattttttgatgcTTTGGTAAGAcataaatttttatcattttttcttaCTTCAAAATCTTTCACAAACTTAGAGAAACAAAGTGTTTGTTAACGTTTTCAAATAGCAATGCCATAATTTTCGGATTTACTCTTTAATCTTATTTAATgattatgcatttaaaaatatgttttcgcGTAATGATGCGAACAAAATAAGataaatacattatatttagTCTATGTCTGATAAAAAAGTTGTGTTTTTAGTTTACTGGATTGTGAATATGAAGAATAAGTTTTTTCCGACCAAGTTTAAGGACGGCAATAAGTCACAAATAATATACTGTGGAATAATTTTTATCGTaggggtcaatgttcgtgggcAGCCAGAATTTTTCTGGTCGTGGGGACATGATTTCGTACTAGCAAGTTCAGtatacagcgaagtgattttcattccccgtgactATACTATATGTTTTGagcttgacggatataacgcattacgcttataacgaagcaaaatccCAGGCACTTCGtcataaccgtgttttactaaATATGTTTATTAGATCCAACCTTAAAATGACCAAATGACTTGCTATACATTCGATCTTCACTTTTAAGTTGGAATTATATTTTTGTGCGCAGAACGATTTCAACGGTTGTTCAGTCAACATCCAGTATCGTACTCTGTAACTGCATGTAGCCTTGCTATTGCTTACGTAATGACTCCGGCTAAAACTACAACAGATCACTCTTTCTCTCATTGTTTGCcatatacatgcattaaaaattgATCTTTCTCTGCATCGAGTCCCATTATAACTCGTTGTTGACGCAGAACGATATCGGTTCATTCTTAGATATCACATATTTTAGTTACTTCGAGaatgtttttagaatttttaccATAAGATTCGAACGTGCGTGTTAACCCTTTACATATTTCTTACAGATGGTCGCCTATCGGGCTAGATGCCAACTTCTTGAATTGCAGAACAAAAAAGAACAATGGTGGTTGGATTTATATTTACGTCTTCAAggtgttgtgttttttttaaataaaataatttttgtttcataCAGGAATACAGTATATCCGTGTGTTTTTTTGTCGCATATCCCAAAATGTGccaaaattgaatattttgcgATTCAAAAGCAATtgcaaaaaagcaaaaattagatCAGTCCGAAAATTACTGGATATAAGGTACTTAAATATAGGAACACAGacgcaatttttaaaaaaagatagagCATTTCATATCCACGCTTATATTAAATTATACTAAACAAACTATAATGATGCTTAGTATTCTCATGACCgcttttgaaatgttttattggaaaataaacatattttcctATAATTTGAAATTCGGGAAAATGCATTTCATATCCAGGATAATTAAAATCACTTACAATTTGTTCTAAACCTAgctttaaataaaaacactttataccTTTATCGAGCTTAAtttaactaaatattttttaaaattcataactgTTTTTGTTATTAGAGCAATATCAAGCTTATAAACAGAGTATTTATAAAGCATCTACGACGCTCAGTTACGTGGGAAATTTGTTGCATTTGTCTAATTTACTtataatatgtatgtatttaattgaaaataaaacaagccACTTTTGTGCCACTTTTTTTGTCTGGGATAATTTTTGCCAATATATTGGTTTAAATTCAAATGCATTCGTAAACGAATGACTAATGTTATAATATCAAATCTTTTTGCAACGAAAGAAAAACTACTAACTTTCAGATTTAGATTCTACATTTTATCTCAAATTATAGAAATATGAGTTctgtgtcatttttatttgaaactaTTCACCATTTTTGGAAACATTAATTTCGAGGGGGAACAACGGAATTTGTCTCTTGTCAAAATCAAATTGGCagttttttcaaaacacgtaaTTATATTAtcaactactgtggaatcattaaatttcgtggtggctcaattttcgtggaattcgtgggtacctctcatccacgaatttacatcctccacgaattcaTAAATTAGTGATTTAATACCATATGTCCTTATGTTGGTATaaaaaatacacgaaattacgtccccatgaaCCTGTTAAAGTTAaccaatccacgaaaattagcCCCCTCGAATtataatgatttcacagtaactAAAAGAATCCTATTTATTTTTTAGGAATGAATAGCGTGTGGTTAGGATTTACAGATATCCAAAAAGAAGGTCATTGGATAGCCCTCTCTAACAGAACTAAGATGACCTATTCCAGCTGGAAAAGAGGCGAGCCGAACAATGCTGGTGGAAAGGAGCACTGTGCAGTATATACAACGGATGCTTTAGGCTGGATTGATTATAACTGTACAGGAAAATTACAGTTTGTGTGCAAATATTAATATCCACTGAAACTATATTAATAGTcgaataaattattaaaatgtttttgattttttttttacataaatgagttaattagaaaaataaatttacttaTTTAAAGTCTAAAATATCAATTACCCATTTCTTTAGTATCATAAGGCTTGCAAGCTTAATAAAGGGTTACTTAAGGGGTATCCTTTTTATTAAGACAGACATGCATTGCAGGTAAATGAGCAGTGCTCCATCTAACGTCAATGTTAACCAAACTGAATATTAACGATTTTGGACCATAGGACTTGGACATTGTAAAAGTACATTTTGaaatctcaaaccctgagtacACGTTATTCTTAAATACAATCCCTATATATCCCTAAAATGCACACACAATGTTTGATATTAACGTAAAATATAAACGCAACTTGACTAACATgacattttgtttattgaagTTTACTGAGTAGATGATatcaattgttttaaatgagaataattcatattcaaagaCCGACATCGTATTGGATAATAAAGGAAAACTCGATCAGATATCAGTTTCTGTGCATGAGGCTCTGTTTAAAAGGTTTTGCATTagaggggcatggtcacgattttggtcaaaacttatttttcagattataatgtttacaatgctttagtaaggcattttaataAGCAACCAAACTTTAGTGTTTTTGATAAGTTATAACGAGTTGCAGAGCTttcaattctttgctatgtaaacaaaacaaagcttttgtttacattttgaatgttgatgtgaaaattccagttttagacttaaaatgaatgtgttaaacattagaaactgtttatctatgcttaaaatgattCGAAGACAGACAAATCAATCAGcttgaaacatatttttaccggtatattgaacctatgtaaacaaaaataggaCATGAGCTTGTTTATATGACAAAGAACtgtgaactctgtatcttgctcataactctaggactgactctcaaattttatttgatgattGGAAATGCTTTCctaaagtatttttaatattaaaatcccaaaaataaaacttgaccaaaatcgtgaccatgcctctttaagCCAAACTATCAATTAATgttcaagataaaaaaaaattatgacagTTCTTTCTTTAAGTTTCTCAATTAAAAGCAACATTGACAAACCTATTTAATTTATCTAATTGCAGCGACACTTTTAGCTTACGATAaactatttaaatatgaaatgtaaatttaaaaacattttaatattgcaTGGCATCTTTATGCACGCGGAGAAAATGACACTGACCAAAGATTTAAATGTGTATCCtaaatgtagaaataaagaTCTTATCATAGTACATGATGTTCATATGAAATGAGTGAACATAATCATGAAGCACTTCAATGTTCATAAGAAAGCTAATTCTAGTTTCTTCGtattttcttccttttaatctgaaataaaaaaaatagtacaaAACTTGTGTTTACTGCAGcacatattatataaacaagATACCCATGTTTCGTAGCCATCTTGGAACCCAATAAgtatttaattctttaatttaacaTTCAATTGAAAACAAAGTCGGAAATAATTTATCTCATACTTGTGGTGTATACTACATGTGCAATATACCTAAAATTCCTTAAGGGGTAACAGGGGGTTGCAGTGTTAAATTTGTTTTCGATGattatttttgctttttattttaacacatTTACATTAAGATGTCCATTACAAcatattattttcatgaatacTTCCTTATCTTGAAAGGGAGATATTTTGATAGGAATTGTTTCCCTTTTCTGGcattatgatttgaaaaaaatcttttgcaataattattttatttaatggaattcatttgcaaattatattcattatttttttaaaatgaaaacaaatttcgaAACTGT encodes:
- the LOC128172356 gene encoding perlucin-like; this translates as MGSYLFPTLLIIIVSLKQSEGRCGHGRVEYGGKCYWFVKEPKTFFDALMVAYRARCQLLELQNKKEQWWLDLYLRLQGMNSVWLGFTDIQKEGHWIALSNRTKMTYSSWKRGEPNNAGGKEHCAVYTTDALGWIDYNCTGKLQFVCKY